The genomic segment TGCGCCCTAGTGCCTGATGTTCATAAGCCTAATAAGCCCCTCATACCTAAACTAGGTGGATTAGTGGTATTAGCCTACGTTGCCGTCTCCTTCACTTTACTGAGCATTAGTAGGGACTTAACCAACTCAATGTACTATGTTGTATTCTACACAACACCCATAGTATTAGGCGTAATAGGCATTGTTGATGACTTTACCCATGTTCATGAATTCCTCAGGGTCGGTGCCTCAGTGCTTTACCCACTTATAATACTACTAGCCATGGGTGGTAAGTTAGGTTACTTGAATTTCCCAATAATAGGCCACTTCTCTAACCCAGTGGTGATAATTGTATTAACCATTGCAGTGTACGGTGTATTCTCGAATGCCATAAACATGATGGATGTAGTTAATGGTGTTGTCCCATACTCAATGATATTAACATCCATAATCCCCCTAGCCTACTCAATAATGACTAACAACATTACCCTACTTCAAATGACCCTGACACTACTAATACCATCTATAATACTCTTCGCCTTCAACAAGTACCCAGCCAGGTTATTTAACGGTAATGGAGGCACATACTCAATCGGCGCGCTCGTTGCTGGCTTAATGCTCTACAGTGGCTTGGGTACATTAATACTCTTAGTAACGGTACCGTACGTAATCAATGGTCTACTCATTGTGGTTAGTTCAAGGGGCATTAAATCAAGGGAGAAGCTTAAACCCTCAACATACATGAATGACTTCATCATATACCCTAACCTAGATAAGGGATCAACCTTAACGCTGATGAAGATGATAGTCACTGATGAGCCTGGAGATGAGCGTAAAGTTATAAGGGGCTTCTACATGGTGTTTAATGTGGCCACTGCATTAACAATATTACTCTTCATAGTGCTTTACATAATGGGGTGGGTTTAATGGTTAAGACAGCATTATACTTAACCGTATCATCATGGGCACTGTTACTCATGGGGATTATTGTAATTGGTGTGGTTGCGCACATGTTCGGTAACCCATGGTTACTCATAACCGTGGGCCTAATAATAGTTGCAGCTTGGTCAATAGTGGTCTATAGGGTTGCAGAAACCTTAGTGAGGAGGGGTGTTAATAAGGGTCGTTGATTTTAATTGAAAGGAAACCTAATTTCACGAGTACCTCCAGACACCCTTACCTCTATAATTGTATACAATTGCCTTATATGCCGTAACATACTCAAGGGTGTAGCCAAGTCCCTCCCTCCCAATACCTGAATCCTTCCTGCCTCCAAATGGGTAGTAGCCTATACCGTGTCTTGGGTAATCATTCACGTACACTGCCCCAACCTCAAGTAGCCTAGCTGCCTTCCTTATCCTACTTACATCATTACTGAATATTGCTGCATCAAGTCCATACCTCCTACCATTAGATAATTCAATGGCCTCATCTAAGTCATTAACCTTCACTAACACTGCTATGGCTGCGAAGACCTCCTTATTGTAGAGGTACAGGTCCTTAACCTTACTCTTATCAATCTCAATTAAAGTGGGTTCAATGTAAGTGGGGCCGAGTTTCCTACCACCGTAAAGTATTCTACCACCCTTGGAGACTGCGTCTTGAGCCGCCTTAATGACTTCGTCAGCCGTGGCCTCATCTATTAATGGACCCATTGTTGTGTCTGGGCTTCTTGGGTCACCGACCTTAACCTTAGATAACTCCTCAATTAGGCTTGCCTTAAGTTGATCATATACGTTTGGTTCAGCGAAAATGAACTTAACTGCATCACACCTTTGCCCAGCGTAACTGTATATGCCTATGGCTATTCTTTGGGCAGCCCACTTGGGGTCAGCATCATTAAGCACTATGGCTGGGTCACCGCCACCAAGCTCCATTACAAACTGCTTAATGCCAGCCTCCCTAATAACCTCAATACCGGTCTCAGTGCTTCCAGTTAATGAAATTGCCCCTATCCTCCTGTCTGAAACCACCTTGCCCATGTCCCTACCTGGTATTGTTAATACTGCAAGTGCCTTAACTGGGAATCCAGCTAGCTCAAGTACCCTGGCGAAGAGTATTGTTGGTAATGGGTCAGCTGAGGCTGGTTTAATTAAGACGGCATTACCAGCTATTGCTGAGTATGCTATTTTATTAACAGTGTCGAAGAGTGGGTAATTGAATGGTACTATGGCTAACACAACCCCAATGGGTTCCCTCTTAACTATGGCCTCGCTCTCCAAGGCATCAAAACTCCAGTCCCCTGGCACGTAGTCACCGTGAACCCCTTCAACATCAAAATCCAGTCTCCTCAGTCTCTCAATTGCTGAATTAACCTCCCCATTAGCCGCTGAGGTTGTTTTACCAGCGTTGGAGACTAGTACATTAACGAAGTCCTCCCTAAACTTATCAAGTAGGTCAGCCGCCCTATGAAATGCATCGAGTCTCCTTTGACCAGGCATGTCCCTTATAGCCCACCTACCCTCCCTATAGGTGGTTTCGATAGCCTGCTCAGTTACGTTGCCTGGTAGTCTCGGTACCTTGGCTATTACAGATAAGTCTATTGGGGACTTGACGTCCTGCCAATTATCACCCATGTACCATTGCCCATTAATGAATGTTGGGAACAGTGGTGTACCATCAGGCCCAGTCTTCAGTATTGATGATAGTTCAGGCGACTTAACCTCAACCTTAACTTTACCCTTAACCTCAATCATTAATTAACCTGCCTTGGATAGCGCTTTTAAGCGCGGTGGGTTTTCTGGGTTAGCTTTAATTGACTTAATTAAAAATTACCCTCAATTCTCCTTAAATTCAAATCCCTCTTCCACCTCTGTAGCCACCTATACACTGTGGAGTGTTGCCTACCGTTAATCAACATTACTATTGCATCCCTAACAGCCCTAACATTATCGTAATTACCTATTATGCCCACTGCCTTATCCTTCACAGCAATCTTGGTTTCAGTTAATTCCTCAAGATTCCTCTTAACCTTACCGCCCTCACCAATTATTATTGCCTTAATCCTACTTAAGTGATTCTCCTTATCTTTACCAATGTAGTCGCTTAAATCCACTACATCAAGGTACTTATCATCGTTAAGTAACTCTAATGCATCATCCCTTGAGAAGCCTAGGGCTAGCGCTTGAATAATCTGCCTAGCCTTAATAACTGAGTCTGGGTTTGCATCCTGCATTGGTGTTAATACCACTGAGTCATCCTTAACCTCAACCTGCACCTTAAGATTTACCTCAATGGAGTTCTTAACCTCCTCAGTAACTAGGGTCTTCGCCTTCTCTAAGGGTATCTCAAGTGGTCCACCGAAGTAATAATTAGCCATAATGCTCAATAACCTAACCCACTGGAGTTAAATAAACCTTAACCCAACATGTGTAGGAATTAGAGGCATGCCTCCTTAAGTAGATGCTTAATTTAAATCCTTAATTAGTCCTTCTACTTCAAGTACTTGCCTCTCAGGATTTTAGCCGCCTCAGCCATTGAGCGAAGCTTCATGAATGCAATCCTCCTACTGTACCTCCTAAACATCCCAACACCGAATCCACAGTCGGGATTCAACCATACTCTGGTTGGGTCAAGTACCTTAAGAACCCTCTCAGCCCTGGCGACTATTTCACTAGGTTCCTCAACCCTATTACCCCTAACTTCAACAACACCCAGTCCTATCTCCTTCTCCTGAGGCAGTAATTGAGCGAATTTCGCTGGATCCCCACTCCCTGGGCTTGCGTACTCTAACACATACTGCTTAACCTTTATGTCAACGACCTCTGGGGCTAATTTCTCATAACCCACGCCATAGTATGGTGAATCTGGGTTAGGCCACCTATCCATATGCATCCCAATCCTGACGCCGTCAATACCCTTAATCGTCTCATTGATAAGATCCCTGGCTAGGCTTAACTCATTCTTAAACCCCCTATACTTCTGTCCATTTAATTCCTGAAGCACCTTCCTGTACCTATCTGGTTCATTCTCGGAGGCTTCAACTAAATCCCCAAGCATTGGTTCATCTAATTGAATGAAGTGGACACCCAGATCCCTCAACCTAATTACCTCATTCCTAACTAACCTGGAGTACTGTTGAGCTAATTCCTCGGGTTCCTTATAATAATCCTTAGAGTACTTAATGTGCCAAGCCTCCCACATTATTAAGTATGGGCTGGGTATAGTTACCTTAACCCTCCTATCGGTTATGCTTAGGGTGAAGGACGCCTCATCCACAGTGAACGGCTTATCCTCAATAGGACCCACTGCCACTGGCCTATAGTATGTTAATTGAGCCTTATAACGCCTCATAATGTCTATTCCCTGTGGGTTTATTTCAGATATGTGCATTACCTTGAAGCCAGGTATCTTCTGCCCCACGAAGGCCACGAAGCTAGTCCTCCTCTGTTCACCATCAGTTAAAACCTCCACACCAGCTAACTCCTCCTCCTTGACTGTTAACTTGACTGCGTCATTAACGTACTCCTCATACTCCTCCTTATCCATCTTACCCTCATTAAATAATTCAAAGGCCTCAACAAGCCACCTAGGCCTTGGGAAACTACCCACCACTGAGGTTACGAAGGCTTCCTCAACCATTAGTAATGCGTGGTTCAGGTAATTTAAAAGCATTAATCCATGGTTAAGGCTGGTTTATTCAGATCGTCGTGAGGTCATCAGTAATCAGGTTTGATACCCATCATCACTATGAAGTAGGCTTAACCCCGCTTATTAACTCTTACTACAAAGAATTATAACCCTCCCAGTGGAGGAAAACTGAAGATGCCAGCTAACCTACCAGCTGAGGCTAGGGCCAAGTGGCTTAAGGTACTTGAGGCTAAGACACCTGAGGAGAAGCTTAAGGCCCTTGAGGAATTCATATCAGCCACACCCAAGCATAAGGGTACTGAGAACCTTATCCACTGGGCTAGGAGGAGGATGGCTCAGTTGAGGAGGGAGATTGAGTTGAGGAAGGAGAAGGAGAGGAGTAGGGGTGGTGGGGGTCTTAGGATTTACGTTGAGAAGAGTGGTGATGTTCAATTAGCTGTAATTGGACCACCCCTATCAGGTAAGAGTGCATTACTTAAGTGCTTAACCGACGCTAATGTGGAGCCGGACCTCATACCCTACTCAACTATTGAGCCCGTACCCGGAATGTTCATTGAGGGTAACGTTTACTTCCAATTAGTTAAGGCCCCATCAGTAAGCCTAGGCAAGGACAGTGATTTAAACAACATTACCTTATCCATAATGAGGAACGCTGACGGTGTATTAATGGTGCTTAACTGCCTTAATGGTGATGTTAGGCAGCAGTTCGATGCAATAAGTAAAATGGCCCTTGACGACGGCATTTACCTAGTTAAGCCAAGAGGCATAGTGAGGGTGGAGCCTAAGACTGGTATGGGGGTTCAAGTCATTGGTAAGCTGCTTAATGCAACCCACAGTGATGTAGTTAAGTTACTCACGGGTTACAGAATATATGGTGCTATTGTGTACATAGATGGTGAAGCCACCCTAGATGATATTGAGGACGCCCTAATAAGGTCCCCAGCTTATAAGCCAACCATACTAATCCTAAACAACCATCATTTATGCGGTAAGGTTGATTTAACCGACTTAAGGATACCCATTATTCCAGCTAAGCTGGATGAATGCGTTATTGATAGGGTTAAGTTATCTGAAACCATATTGAGGCACCTTGATTTAATAAAAGTCTACACTAAGGAACCTTGGGCAAGTAAACCAACTGATAAACCCTTCATACTTAAGAGAGGCTCAACGGTGGGTGACTTGGCTCAAAGAATACACAGTGAGTTATACAGGAACTTCAAGTATGCTAGAATTTGGTCACCCACCGGCTTCCATAGGAGGGTTGGGTTAAACTACGTGCTTAATGATGGCGACATCGTTGAGATACATGCTTAACTTGAATTAAGCCGTAAGCCCACTCACAATGCTTAATAAGGTAGGTAGCGTTAATCAAGAT from the Caldivirga maquilingensis IC-167 genome contains:
- a CDS encoding OBG GTPase family GTP-binding protein — translated: MPANLPAEARAKWLKVLEAKTPEEKLKALEEFISATPKHKGTENLIHWARRRMAQLRREIELRKEKERSRGGGGLRIYVEKSGDVQLAVIGPPLSGKSALLKCLTDANVEPDLIPYSTIEPVPGMFIEGNVYFQLVKAPSVSLGKDSDLNNITLSIMRNADGVLMVLNCLNGDVRQQFDAISKMALDDGIYLVKPRGIVRVEPKTGMGVQVIGKLLNATHSDVVKLLTGYRIYGAIVYIDGEATLDDIEDALIRSPAYKPTILILNNHHLCGKVDLTDLRIPIIPAKLDECVIDRVKLSETILRHLDLIKVYTKEPWASKPTDKPFILKRGSTVGDLAQRIHSELYRNFKYARIWSPTGFHRRVGLNYVLNDGDIVEIHA
- a CDS encoding KH domain-containing protein codes for the protein MANYYFGGPLEIPLEKAKTLVTEEVKNSIEVNLKVQVEVKDDSVVLTPMQDANPDSVIKARQIIQALALGFSRDDALELLNDDKYLDVVDLSDYIGKDKENHLSRIKAIIIGEGGKVKRNLEELTETKIAVKDKAVGIIGNYDNVRAVRDAIVMLINGRQHSTVYRWLQRWKRDLNLRRIEGNF
- the gapN gene encoding NADP-dependent glyceraldehyde-3-phosphate dehydrogenase encodes the protein MIEVKGKVKVEVKSPELSSILKTGPDGTPLFPTFINGQWYMGDNWQDVKSPIDLSVIAKVPRLPGNVTEQAIETTYREGRWAIRDMPGQRRLDAFHRAADLLDKFREDFVNVLVSNAGKTTSAANGEVNSAIERLRRLDFDVEGVHGDYVPGDWSFDALESEAIVKREPIGVVLAIVPFNYPLFDTVNKIAYSAIAGNAVLIKPASADPLPTILFARVLELAGFPVKALAVLTIPGRDMGKVVSDRRIGAISLTGSTETGIEVIREAGIKQFVMELGGGDPAIVLNDADPKWAAQRIAIGIYSYAGQRCDAVKFIFAEPNVYDQLKASLIEELSKVKVGDPRSPDTTMGPLIDEATADEVIKAAQDAVSKGGRILYGGRKLGPTYIEPTLIEIDKSKVKDLYLYNKEVFAAIAVLVKVNDLDEAIELSNGRRYGLDAAIFSNDVSRIRKAARLLEVGAVYVNDYPRHGIGYYPFGGRKDSGIGREGLGYTLEYVTAYKAIVYNYRGKGVWRYS
- a CDS encoding cobalamin-independent methionine synthase II family protein, with translation MVEEAFVTSVVGSFPRPRWLVEAFELFNEGKMDKEEYEEYVNDAVKLTVKEEELAGVEVLTDGEQRRTSFVAFVGQKIPGFKVMHISEINPQGIDIMRRYKAQLTYYRPVAVGPIEDKPFTVDEASFTLSITDRRVKVTIPSPYLIMWEAWHIKYSKDYYKEPEELAQQYSRLVRNEVIRLRDLGVHFIQLDEPMLGDLVEASENEPDRYRKVLQELNGQKYRGFKNELSLARDLINETIKGIDGVRIGMHMDRWPNPDSPYYGVGYEKLAPEVVDIKVKQYVLEYASPGSGDPAKFAQLLPQEKEIGLGVVEVRGNRVEEPSEIVARAERVLKVLDPTRVWLNPDCGFGVGMFRRYSRRIAFMKLRSMAEAAKILRGKYLK
- a CDS encoding MraY family glycosyltransferase; its protein translation is MELPIIITASTLASILAAYIVLKCRCALVPDVHKPNKPLIPKLGGLVVLAYVAVSFTLLSISRDLTNSMYYVVFYTTPIVLGVIGIVDDFTHVHEFLRVGASVLYPLIILLAMGGKLGYLNFPIIGHFSNPVVIIVLTIAVYGVFSNAINMMDVVNGVVPYSMILTSIIPLAYSIMTNNITLLQMTLTLLIPSIILFAFNKYPARLFNGNGGTYSIGALVAGLMLYSGLGTLILLVTVPYVINGLLIVVSSRGIKSREKLKPSTYMNDFIIYPNLDKGSTLTLMKMIVTDEPGDERKVIRGFYMVFNVATALTILLFIVLYIMGWV